A stretch of Telopea speciosissima isolate NSW1024214 ecotype Mountain lineage chromosome 11, Tspe_v1, whole genome shotgun sequence DNA encodes these proteins:
- the LOC122646045 gene encoding steroid 5-alpha-reductase DET2, whose amino-acid sequence MASLSDQNLFYYCLVSHFLLGPLTIIGLQFLQAPYGKHYRAGWGPTLSAPLAWFLMESPTIWLTLLILPFGQHRFNPKALTLISVYLFHYIHRTCIYPLRLRRTSVQRSKSANRVPILLALLAFCYNLLNAYLQTRWVSHYANYSELGNWLFWGRFLVGLRIFYWGMRMNVQSDMELLALKGNDGGYKIPKGGWFERVSCPNYFGEILEWFGWTFMTWSWAGFAFLLYTCANLVPRAHANHQWYLEKFGAYYPKSRKAVIPFVY is encoded by the coding sequence ATGGCATCCTTATCAGACCAAAATCTTTTCTATTACTGTCTTGTATCTCACTTCCTTCTTGGTCCTCTTACCATTATTGGCCTCCAATTTCTCCAAGCTCCATATGGCAAGCACTATCGTGCAGGATGGGGTCCGACCTTATCCGCACCATTGGCTTGGTTCTTGATGGAGAGCCCCACCATTTGGCTTACATTACTCATCCTTCCCTTTGGTCAGCACCGATTCAATCCCAAAGCTTTAACTCTAATCTCCGTTTACCTCTTCCACTATATTCACCGGACATGTATCTACCCTCTTCGCCTCCGTAGAACATCTGTCCAGAGATCTAAGAGTGCAAACCGTGTTCCCATCTTATTAGCGTTGTTGGCCTTCTGCTACAACCTTCTAAACGCCTATTTGCAAACAAGGTGGGTCTCACATTATGCAAATTACAGTGAATTGGGCAACTGGCTGTTTTGGGGCCGGTTTTTGGTGGGGCTGAGAATTTTCTACTGGGGTATGAGGATGAATGTACAGTCAGATATGGAATTGCTGGCACTGAAAGGAAATGATGGAGGATACAAGATACCAAAGGGAGGATGGTTTGAGAGGGTTAGTTGCCCTAATTACTTCGGAGAAATTCTTGAGTGGTTCGGTTGGACATTCATGACATGGTCTTGGGCAGGATTTGCGTTTCTCTTATACACATGTGCAAACTTGGTGCCTAGGGCACACGCAAATCATCAATGGTACTTGGAGAAGTTTGGAGCATATTATCCCAAGTCAAGAAAGGCTGTTATACCCTTTGTGTACTGA